Within Sphingobium aromaticiconvertens, the genomic segment CAGCTTAGTCCTGCGTCAAGACCCAGACGATGCGCCTCCCGCACAATGTCCGCCTTGCTCATATGTTGCAGGGGCGCATTGATGTGGATCGGATTGCCCTCCACCCCTGCCTTGGTCGCCAGCGTCGCCATCTTCTGGAACGCCTCGATAAATTCCGGGCGGCAATCGGGATAACCTGAATAATCGAGGGCGTTGACGCCGATGAACACATCGCTCGCGCCTGCAACTTCGGCCAGCCCCAGCGTCAGCGACAGGAAGATGGTGTTGCGTGCGGGGACATAGGTGACCGGAATATCGTCCCCCACCCCACCCTTGGGCACGGCAATGTCAGCGGTCAGCGCCGACCCGCCAAAGGCGGTAAGGTCGAGCGGCAGGACGATGTGCGATATCGCGTTGAGTGCGGTCGCGACCCGCTGCGCCGCGCGCAGTTCGACCCGATGACGCTGGTTATAGTCGATCGACAGAGCCAGGACGCGATAGCCTGCTTCGCGGGCAAGCCCCCCCGCAACCATCGAATCAAGGCCGCCCGAAAGCAGGACGACGGCAAATTTTCCATTATTGGCAACCATGCGCCCCGCGCTAGCGCTCCGAACGCTTCAGGGCAAGTCGCGCCATCAGCACATCAGCGGCAGATGCCGACCCGGCGAGCCTCTACCGCCATCTCGAAGGGCGCGCCATCGGCGATACCCTGCGCCTGGATCTGCGCCAACCGTGAGGTTTCCGTGCGCAAGGCCGTCCGGCCGCTGCCCGATACCCCGCAATCATAGGTCACGACCAGTTCGCGCGGCGTATCGGTGACGATGAAACGCTTGCAACTGGCGCGGCCATGACGAAATTGCAGCAATTGCTCCAGATCACTTACGCACAGGCGCCGGACTTCACTGCCCGCGCCGCGTTCCCGCAATTCCCACTGGCCCGGCTCCAGTTGATGCAAGGCCTTCATGGGTGGCGTCGGTTCAGCACCGGCCATAGCTGCCATCATCATCGCAGCACCGGTCGTGAAGGCGCGCAGCCACATACTGTTCATGACATTCCGTCTTCCCACCATCCGCAACGACGCCCTGCACCGCAATTACGGCGATTTCATGCCAAAAAAGGCACGACCTGCCTTGCCGCATAGTATTTCGGGCCAACTACTATTTCGGAAACGTCACGGCCCGTTTCAATGGGTGACGAAGCTGTCCAGTGCGAGCGGGAATATGCGCGAGCAGAAGGCGCAATCAACCGCGATCACTCCATCACCATCCGCCATCTCCACCCGCTCGTCCGCAGGAAAGCGGCCGATCACATCGCGGATATGGTCAAGGTTGCATCGACACCCCTTGGCAAGCGCGACCGGCTCGATTACCCGCACTTCCTCTTCCTCGTGGAACAGGCGCCAGACGATGTCGGGCAGCGGCAGGCTGGTATCGGTCAGCTCATCGTCCTTGAGCGTCGCCGCCAGCGCCTGCACATGCTCCCATTCGGGATGGTCGTGGCGGACATGCAATCGCTCCCGCCCGACTTCACCCTCCGGCAGATGCTGGATCAGCAGGCCAGCGGCCGTACAGCCCTCTCCCGGTTCATGCCGGGTCGCGATCTGAACAATGCTGGGGATCTGCTCGGACTGAAAGAAATAGAGTTCCGCCGCCCGGCCAAGCGATTCGCTGTCGAGCGGTACAATGCCCTGATAGCGTTCTCCAGTGACGGACTGGTCGAAGGTGACGGCCAGATAGCCCTTGCCGAACAGGCCGAACAAGGTCGGGTCGCTGCCAATCTCGGCAAGGCGGTCGGCGTCGAACTTGGCATAACCACGCAGATCGCCATCCTTGTAATCGGCGACCAGCAGGCTGACGACGCCATTTTCGGTCTGCGCCTGAAGCGTCAATTGTCCACCCGCCTGCTTGAGCGTGCTGCCCAGCAGCGCCGCCAGCACCAACGCAGAGGCCAGCAGCCGCTCGACCGGCGGCGGATAGCTATGGGCGGCCAGCACCGCGTCGAGCGTCGGCCCCAGCCGCACGATGCGGCCGCGCACCTGGCGCGAGGGGATGGTGAAGCCAAGGGCCTGATCGAGATCGCGAGAGGTCACATAAAGTCCTTTGAACCGTGCGGGCCGAACCTGTCGAAGCCACATTCCTGAGGCGCGGCCGCAGGACCATACGCATCCTTGGCTCCAACAGGTTCAGCCCGAGCGGGAAAATGTGTCGCCCGGATATAGGTTGGCCTTACAGCTTTCCAAGCGCCCAGAGCAGCACCGACTTCTGCGCGTGAAGGCGGTTTTCCGCCTCATCCCAGATCAGCGACTGCGGGCCGTCGATCACCTGTTCCACCACTTCCTCGCCGCGATGGGCAGGCAGGCAGTGAAGAAAAAGCGCACCGGGCCTTGCCGTCGCCATGAGCGCGGGCGTCACCTGATAGGGCATCATAGCGGCCAGCTTTTCCTCCGCATGGTCCTGCCCCATCGAAATCCAGGTGTCGGTGACGATCACATCAGCGCCCGCCGCGACCGCCATCGCATCACGCGACAGGGTGATGGTCGCGCCGCGCGCCGTCGCCTCTTCGGCAAAGCGGGTGTCAGGCTCATAGCCTTCGGGCACGCCGATCCGCACGCCGAACTTGAGCAAGCCCGCCGCCTCTATGATTGAATGGAGGACATTGTTGCCGTCGCCCAGCCACGCCCACTGGCTGCCGGGCAGGGCCAGGCCGTGTTCGACCACGGTCAACAGGTCGGCGACGATCTGGCAAGGATGCGAAAGATCGGTCAGGCCGTTGATGACCGGGACGGTCGCATGGTGGGCCATCTCCTCGATCTTCGCATGGTCGTCGGTGCGGATCATGATCGCGTCGCACATGCGGCTGAGGACGCGTGCGGTGTCGGCGACCGTCTCCCCCCGGCCCAACTGGCTGGTCGCGCCGTCCAGGATCAGCGACGTACCGCCCAGTTGGCGGATCGCCATGTCGAACGACACGCGCGTGCGGGTCGAGTTCTTCTCAAAGATCATCGCCAGCGTATGCCCCGCCAGCGGCGCGTCGGCATCGGCGCGCCCCTTGGGCCAGGCGGCCCGTGCGGCCTTGCGGTCGATGGCGTCCGCGATCATCGCGGCGATTGCGTCGCCGCCTGCATCGGACAGGTTCAGAAAATGTCTGGTCATAAATACCCCTCAACCCGTTCGGTCCGCAGCTTCCGAAGCCCTGCCCCTCCCCGGAGAGACGAACAGGCCTTCGATACGCTCAGGCCGAACGGTCGTTGGTTCAGGCCGCCTGCGACACCGCAAAGCTGCGCGCGCCAGCGGACAGCTTTTCGATACATTCGGCGATATGGCTGTCCTCGATCACCAGGGGCGGCAGGATACGCACGACATTGCCCCCCGCTGCGACGGTGAGCAGGCCGTGATTGTCCCGCAGATGCGCCACGAAGTTTCGCGCCTCGACGCTGTCCTTGAGCTTCACGCCCAGCATCAGGCCCATACCGCGCACATCCTCGAACAGCCCGTCATGGTTGGGGATCAACTGCTCCAGCGCCGAGCGCAAACGGGCACCCTTTGCCTTTACATTGTCGAGGAAGCCGTCAGCCAGCACTTCGCCCAGCACTGCTTGCCCCACCGCCATGGCGAGCGGATTGCCGCCATAGGTGGAGCCATGCGTGCCTGCAACCATGCCCTTGGCCGCTTCTTCCGTCGCCAGACAGGCGCCCAGCGGGAAGCCTGCGCCAATGCCCTTGGCCACGGCCATGATGTCGGGCGTGATGCCATATTGTTCATGCGCGAAGAAGGTGCCGGTGCGGGCATAGCCGCACTGGACCTCGTCCAGAATCAGCAACAAGCCCTGCTCGTCACACGCCTGACGCAGCCCGGTCAGGAACGCCTCCGTCGCTGGGGTGACGCCACCCTCACCCTGCACCGGTTCCAGCAGGAAACCAGCGGTGTTGTCGTCGATCGCCGCGAGCGCAGCCTCCAGATCGTTGAACGGCACCACGGTGAAACCGGGCAGCAGCGGCTCGAACCCATCGCGCATCTTGGGCTGGCTGGTGGCCGAAATGGTCCCCAGCGTCCGCCCGTGAAAGGCGTTGTCGAAGCTGATGATCTTGTGCCGGTGCGGATTGCCATTGGCATAATGGTAACGGCGCGCGGTCTTGATCGCGCACTCGACCGCCTCGGCCCCCGAATTGGTGAAGAACACCGTGTCGGCGAATGTATTGTCCACCAGACGCTTAGCAAAGGCCTCACCCTGCGGCGATCCATAGAGGTTCGACACATGCATCAGCGTCGCGGCCTGATCCGTAATCGCCTTGACTAACGTAGGATGACCGTGGCCCAGCAGGTTGACGGCGATGCCGCTCGCAAAATCCAGATAACGCTCGCCGCGCTCGCCGATCAGGTAGCAACCCTCTCCTCGGACCGGACGCACATCGCACCGGGGGTAAACGGGCATGAGCGGCGTAATCGACATCGTACCTTCCCTTCTGGATATGCGTGACGGGCTTATAGTCCTGAAACGCAAAAAGGCGGCCCCCGCCGGGCCGCCCTTTGCGAGGTTCGCCTATACAGGGCGGGGACGACCAGCGTCAACCCGCGCCAACAGGATGGTTTAGCCTATCTGGTCCCAGGCGTCTGCGATCTCCGCCACCATGATCCGGGCCTGATTAACGGGCGCCGCATCCTGATCGCGCGCAGCCAGAAGCATGAGGCGACGTGCCTCGCGATAGATTTGCGCCAGACCGATGGCGATGTCGCCGCCCTTGTCGAAGTCGAGGCTGGATTCGAGCGCAAAAAGGATCGACATCGCCCGCGCATGCTTGTCCGACACTTTGAGCCGGTCATTCTGGCGCTCGGCCAGCGCGGCGGCATCCATCGCGATCAACAATTCGTCGAACAATACCTTGACCAGCGCGTGGGGGCTGGCGCCCTCGATCCGGCTGCCCGCATGGACCGCAGCATAGCGCCGCATCGCCGTTCCACCCGCATAGCCCTGATTATAAAACATTGTCTGTCGTCCCCGATTTCAAATTATCTTTTAGCTGTCGCTGCTGCTGTTCCAGGCCGCGATCTGCTGCTCCAGATAGCTTTGCGTCGCCTTCATCGCCGTGAGGCGTGATTCCATCTTCGAATAGACGGCGGTCAGCTGCGTCTGGTAATTGGCCATTTGCGTATCGAGCTTCTCCAGTTGCTCGGTCAGCGATTCACCCAGCTTGGCATATTTTGCCTGCGCCGAGGCAAGCGACCCGTCCTTGACCTGTATCCGGTCGCGCACGCCATCCATCAGGCCCGCGAGGCCCGGATTGGTCGCCTTGGATACGGCCGGATTGAGCATCTGGGTAATAGCCGTGGGGTTGGCCGCAATCGCCTTGTCCAATAGGGCAGTGTCGAGCTTCAGCGTACCGTCGCGATTGGTGGAGACGCCAATTTCGGACAATGTCTTATAGGCGCCGGTCGTGGCCATCCCGGCGGAGGTCATCTGCGACAATTGCCGCTTCATGTCCCGAACCGCCGGATCGCCCGCCAACACCCCCGAGGTCGAGGAATCAGCGCCCGCGGCGCTGGCGGTATTGAGACCCTTCATCAGCGTATTATAGGCGTTGACGAACTCCACCATCAGGTCGCGCATGCTGGTGGTCGGCTCGCTCTTGGTCAGCGAGACATCCGTGCCGGGCGCCGCCTTGTTCAGGTCGATCCGCATGTTGGGAATAGCGGTATCGATCGTGTTGCTGCTGTACCGCTGTTCCACGCCGTCCAGCTGGATGATGCTATCCTGCGCTGTCGCCAGCTTTTTCATGGTGCCGCTATCGGTGCCGTCCCAGGCGAATTTGGCCAGATCGGCGTCGCCCGTCGCATTGGTCAGGGTGAAGTTATTCGCTTCACCGGTCGCGCCCTTTATCACCAGCCGCGTGCCCTGATTGTCGGTGATAACCGTGGCGGTGACGCCCGCATTGGCGTCATTGATCGCCTTGGCAAGGCCGGTATAGCTATTGTTCGCAGAGGTGATTTCGATCGGGACATCAGCGCCGGTGCCGACCTTCAGCGTCAATGTGCCCAGACCCACAGTCGAACTGGCGGTCGCGCCGCTGACCGGCGTGGAAGCCAGCGTCTGGGCCGAAGCAAGCTGCTGAACCCGCAGTTGCGCGGGCAGGCCCGTAATCTCGCCGCCCGGCAGCAGGCTGACACTGGCGATGCTGGGATCATTGGAAAGCGGCGTGCCGGAATAGCCTGTACCCGCCAACAGGCTGTTCAGCGCGTCAGCGAAAGTGTCGAGCGAACTGGAGGCCGAACCCAGCGCGGAAATACGCGCGCTGTTCAGGCTCTGCCGATCGGTGATCACCTTCTGCTTGGGATCGCGCACGGCGCTGACGAGGTTCGACACCAAGGCGCCGGTGTCGATACCGGAGCCGATGCCCAGCGACGATCCGATACTGCTGCCAACTGAGGTCATACACCCGTCCTTTCAGTGATGAAGAACGGCCCTAGCGCCAAGACCTTTAGGAAAGATTTTCAAGAGGTACGCGCACGCAAAAGAGCGCACGCACCGTCAATCTATCAGACGACAGCCGAGAGCGCAGCGTCCACCGTACCCACTCGCAGGTGCGCCTGGGCAGCCTGTGCCTGCGCCGCCTGATCCACCATCCGCCGCGCCAGCAGGGCGACCTGTTCGACCTGTTCCTTGCTGGCGGGGGGCAGGGGTACAATGATGATGGGGGCGGGCATCAGCGCCTGAATGGCGGAGGCTGCGCCATCGACGCTCATGCTCGCGCCGCTCGAACCAGCACGCAGATCGGCAAGGATGTCGGCAATGCGGGCGTGAACGCTCACATATTCGGCGGCGCTGGCCATTTGCTCCTCGGGCTGGGCCTCGATAGTAGCGGACGCCTTTGCGACGGGCTGGGGCTGGGTTGCCGGGCGGGGTGCAAGGTCGGGCCTTTGCCCATTCGCTTCGACCGACTGAACGGACATCACGGCAGACGGGGCACGGGTTGCCACCCGATCGACCGGCGAAATCTCGCTGCGTGAAAAATATTCGTTCATGACGCACTATCCTAATGCGTCCCCATGAAGAGAATACGGACAGACAATCCTAAACTTTAATTCACCGTTTCTTTCTTTTCGAGCTTTTGCCCTTCGGCATCGAAGCGCAGATCGTCGGGCACGGTGATGAAGGGGCGGTCCATTTCGGTCGCCATCTTGTTTTCCACCCGGAAAACAAAGGCAAGGACTGTCGCCACCGCCATGTACAGGCCTTCATCGACGACCTGTCCATTGCGCGACGTGAAGTAGATGGCGCGCGCCAGTTCGGGATATTGCAGGATCGGCACCGCGTTGCTGTCGCCCAGTTCGCGGATGGCGGCGGCGATCGCATCGCGACCACGGGCGACGACGATCGGGGCCTGATCACGGCCCGGCTGATAGCGTAGCGCGACCGCGAAATGGGTCGGGTTGGTCAGGATGACGCTGGCTTCCGCCACCGCCTTGCGGGTCGATCCGTTCATCACCTCAAACTGGCGGCGGCGCAGATGGCCCTTGGCCTCGGGCGAGCCTTCGCTTTCCTTATGCTCGTCCTTGACCTCCTGCTTCGACATGGCGAGGCGCTTGCCGCGCTGGAAAATCTGCGCGGGCACGTCGATGCCCGCGATCAGGAACAATGTGCCCGCCATGATCAGGCAGGTCATGATGAACATATTGCCAAGGTCGGCCATCGCCGGAACGAGGCCCGCCTTGCCCAGCCCGACGATCGCGGTCATCCGGTCCCAGATCATCCACACGCCGATCGCCCCCAGCAAACCCACCTTGGCGATGGATTTCACCAGTTCGGTCAGCCCCTGCATCCCGAACATGCGCTTGAAGCCGGAAGCGGGATTGAGCTTGCTCATCTTGGGCGCGAAGGCGCCGGTGCGGAACCCCATCGACCCCAGCAGCGCCGGTGCGGCAATCGCGGCCAGCAGGGTCGCCAGCATGATGCCACCGACCGGCATGGCGATGCCCGACAACAGGTCGATACCCCGTTCCGCAGGTGAGAAATCGACGATATCCTCGCGCTTGAACCGCAACGCCTCGATCAGCATTTCGCGCAGCGCGCCCACCAGCGACGGCCCGGTCACGGCGATGCAGCCGATGCCGGCCATCACCACCATCGCCGTGCCCAGATCGCGCGACTGAAGGATGTCGCCCTTCTTGGCGGCGTCGTCCAATTTCTTCTGGGTTGGTTTCTCGGTCTTGTCACCGCCGCCGTTGGAGCCTGCCATGTCAGCGCGCCCCTTCCGAAATGCCGCGCGCCTGTTCCAGCCCGGCCTTCAGCGCGGCGGTAATCCCCTCCCCCATGACCGGCGCGGCGACGGCCAGCAGGACAAGGCCCGCCATCAGCGCCACCGGCATCCCCACGGCGAACAGGTTGAGCGCCGGCGCGGTGCGCGCCAACATGCCCATCACCAGTTGCACCAGGATCAGCGCGAAGGCGACCGGCAAGGCTATTGTGACACCCGCGCCCAGCAGCGAACCGCCGAACCGCACCAGATCCCACACCGCGTCATTGCTCATCATCGCAGCCCCCGGCGGCAGCGCCTGATAGCTTTGCACGACGAAGCTCACCAGCATCAGGTGGCCGTCCATGCTCAGCAACAGGAAGGTGGCGAGGATGGAGAGATATTGGCCGATCACCTGGGTCGACTGGCCCGACTGCGGATCGACCATCGCGGCCATGCCAAGCCCCATGGCGTTGCCGATCGTCTCGCCTGCGACGAAGGCGGCGGCATAGCCGATCTGGACGGCGAACCCCATGGCAAGACCGGCCAGCACTTCGCCCGCGATCAGCAGCACCCCCTCTATGCTGGCAATGCCGTCCTGCGGCAGTTGGATGGTGACGCTGTTTAGCGCAGCCATGCCGAGCGCGAGGGACAGGATCAGGCGCAACTGGATCGGCACGGAGGGCGCGCCGAAAATGGGCGCGGCGATGAAGGCGGCGCCGGGCCGGATCATGGCGATCAGCCAGAGCCATAGCTGCGCTTCGACGCCAACGAAGCCCGTCGGTATCACTGGAGCAGGTCCGGAATACGCTCGAATATCTCGCGCGTGAAATCGGCGATCAGGATCATGATCGACCCGCCGAACAGCGCCAGCATCCCGCCCACGATCAGCACCTTGGGAATGAAGGACAGCGTCGCTTCATTGATCGAGGTCGCGGCCTGCACCATGCCGATCAACACCCCGGCGATCAGCGCGGGGATGAGGATGGGGGCCGCCGCAAGCGCGGTGATCCACAGCGCCTGCTGCGCCAGCCCCATGAAGAAATCGGCATTCTCCATCGCCCCCGCCTCAGGTCGCGAAGGAGCCGGCGAGCGACCCCATCGTCAGCGCCCAGCCATCGACCAGCACGAACAGCAACAGCTTGAACGGCATGGAGATGATCGTGGGCGAAAGCATCATCATGCCCAGCGCCATCAACGTGGACGCCACCACAAGATCGATGATGAGGAAAGGCAGAAAGATCATGAAACCGATCTGGAAGGCGGTCTTCAACTCGCTGGTTACGAAGGCGGGCAGCAGGATCGAGAAGGGAATATCGTCGGGCGTGCGGAAGGCGGGCGCCTCGGCCAGACCCTGGAACAGTTTAAGGTCGCTTTGCCGCGTTTGCTTGGTCATGAAGCCGTGCAGCGCCTTGCCCGAGCGGCCGACCGCTTCCTCGATCGTGATCTGCCCCTTGCCATAGGGATCATAGGCCTGCGCGTTGATCTGGTCGAGCACGGGCCGCATCACGAACAGCGAGAGAAAGAGCGCGAGGCCGACCAGCACCTGATTAGGCGGGGTCTGCTGAAGGCCCAGCGCCTGCCGCAGCAGCGACAGGACGATGATGATACGGGTGAAGCTGGTCATCATGAGAACGAGCGACGGCAACACCGTCAGCAGGCTCATCAGGATCAGGATTTGCAACGACAGCGACAAAGGCTGGCCGTTGCCGGACAATGTGCCCATGGCGCGGGTCAAGGCGCCGCTGTTGTCGAGCGGCGGAGCGGCGGCAGGAACCGCCTGCGCCAGCGCCGGTTCGACCAGCAGCAGTCCGGCGGCGATAACCGCGCCGCCGATCAGGAGAGCGCGACCGCAGCCCCTTTCACCGGACACGCTTTCACCGGACACGGGGCGCATCGCCTTCCGCGATCTTCTCGATCCGGCCACGGGTGACGGAAAGCAGGATCTTCTTCCCCTCAAACTCCACCACGGCCAGCTTGCCAAAGGTGCCCATCGGCAGTGCTTCCAACACTTTAAGCGCGCGGTCATTCTGGCCAACCATCATGCCGGGCTGATATTTGCGCCACAGCCACAGCGCGCCAAAGGCCATGGCCGCGACCATCGGCAGCAGGATCAACAGTTTAACGAAATACCAGAACATGCCCGCGCCCCGCGACTACTATGGTTAATGCGTCATGCGTTCAGCAAGAATGAAGCGCAAGGCAAGCGTTAAAAACAGGCCTTGCGATCAATTGCGCCGCTCGACCCCCGCCAGCCGCGTTTCGGTGGTGGCGATGTCGACGATACGGATGCCATAGCGCCCGTTGACGGTCACGACCTCCCCCTTTGCGATCAGCGCGCCGTTGACCATGATGTCCAGCAGGTCGTCGGCCTGACGATCCAGTTCGACGATGCTGCCTTCGGCCAGGTCCATGACCTCCGCCAGACGCAGCGAGGTGGATCCGACCTCCACCGACATGCGGACGGGAATATCGGCCAGCAGGCGGAACTGACGGCTGCTGGCCATGCGGGCCAGGCTGTCTTCGGCCACTTCGATGCGGGGGGCGTCGCTCATGTCACTCATTGGTCTGATCCCTGTACAAGCTTTTCAATCTGGAAGGCGGCGCGGCCTTCCTGTTCGCCGATGGTGCCATGGGCGAGAATACGGTCGCCGACGATCAGCGGCAGGCTGCGGCTGATAGTGACCGGGATCACGTCCCCGGCCTTTAATTGCATGAGGTCCGCCAGCGAGAGGTTGGGGCGCGCCAGCACGGTGCGGGCGGGCAGGCGGATGTCGCGCATCTGGCGGGCGATGCGAGCCTGCCAGATGGGATCGGCCGGGCCATCCTCGTCCGGCAAACGCGTGCCCATCAGCGCCTCTACCCCGCGCAGCGCGGCAAGGGGGAAGATCAGGTCGATCGGCCATTCGGCGTCCCGCGTGATGCTGACGGTGAAGCGCTGGAGCACCATCTGTTCGCCGGGCGCGGCAGAGGCGGCGAAGCCGACGCCCGTCTCCCGCGCGATCAGGCTGGGTTCGATGGTAAGGATTTCGCGCCAGCAATCGACCATGCGGGCCATGATGCCATCCGACAAGCGAGTGATCAGCCGGTCCTCGGTCGGCGTGAATTCCCCGCGCGAGGGCAGCGGGCGGTTGCCGATCCCGCCATAAAAACAATCGACCAAAGTCGAAATCATCGCCGCGTCCATCCGCAGCAACACAGCCCCCTTGAGCGGCGCGCAGCGATAGGTGCCAATGCTGGCGACGGCGGGCACCTGGCCGGACCAGTTGCTGAAATCCAGCAGTTCGGCGCTTTTGGCGACGATGTTCGGGCGCACGCCCGCGATCGGCTCGATGATGGCGCGCAAATGCCGGCCGAGCTTTTCGCCCAGCCGGTCCACGCCCGACAACATCATCGGCGCCTGCGCTTCCCCTCTGCCCAGGGCAAAGGTTTGAACGTCTGTCATTTCGGTCCCCTGCCTTTCAGGTCAGGGGACTTCCCGACCATCAGACAGCGCTATTGAATAACGAAATTGGTAAAATAAACGTTATCAACGCCGCCATAGCCGGTCTTCTGCTTGAGCACATCGTTGATCACAATACGGATTTTCTTTTGCAGATCCTGCTTGCCCTGGGGGGTCGCAAGCGCCTCCTGCGGCTGTTGCGCCAGCATCATCAGCACCTGACTGCGAATGGCCATTTCATGCGTTTTGAGCGCTTCGACCACACGCATGTCATAATAAGTGGAGATGGCAATGCTGATCTGGGCGAAGGCATCCGAGTCCGCCATGTTGGACGTAAAGGGCGCCTGCATCTGGAAGTAAGTCGCTTGATAAGCGGTGGGATTTTGCGGCGCAGGCAGGTCGATGCCCTTGCCCGGCGCGTGACCACCAGACACGCCATGCTCGCCCTCAGGCGCGGCATGGGCTGTCGCGATCGCCTCTGCATCCTCCCCCTTCAACACCAGCACGGGTTTGTTGGGATCTTCCTTCGGCCCCTCATCCTTCGGACTGAACGCGCCCGCGGCATAGAGGCCTCCAGCCGCGCCAGCACCACCCAGAACCAGCCCGACCAGCAGGATGATGATGAGCTTCATGCCCCCACCCTTTTTTTTCTGCTTCGGTGCGTCGCTCATCTTTTACGTCCCCTGATTGGTCCCCGACTCACGCATAGCGAGCGCGGCTGGCGGCTCGACGCGCACCTGTCGCCTCGCCCTCGCGCGAGTCTGCTTGGGGTAGAACGGCAGAGTCCGGCCCGGTTTTATGGTTGCCGGAAAAATTATCACGATGGCCGGAGCGGTTCTGGCCCATGCCTTGTGAGAGGCCCTGTCCCTGGCCCTGACCCATCGCCTGCGACCCGTTCTGGGTCTGATTCTGGGACTGGCTATTGGACCCTGACTGCTGCTGCCCCGCACTGTCGGAACGTTGCGCTTCGCTGATCGTCCCACGCTCGACCCGCAGGTCCGTGATCTTCATCGCGACAAGCGCCGCGTCCGCGATCAGGCGGTCGCCATCGGCCTGCAACGCCTGCTGCGCGGCGTCGCTCGCGACGGTCAGGCTGACCGAGGCGCCCGTGGCGCCCGGCCGGAT encodes:
- the fliD gene encoding flagellar filament capping protein FliD, with the protein product MTSVGSSIGSSLGIGSGIDTGALVSNLVSAVRDPKQKVITDRQSLNSARISALGSASSSLDTFADALNSLLAGTGYSGTPLSNDPSIASVSLLPGGEITGLPAQLRVQQLASAQTLASTPVSGATASSTVGLGTLTLKVGTGADVPIEITSANNSYTGLAKAINDANAGVTATVITDNQGTRLVIKGATGEANNFTLTNATGDADLAKFAWDGTDSGTMKKLATAQDSIIQLDGVEQRYSSNTIDTAIPNMRIDLNKAAPGTDVSLTKSEPTTSMRDLMVEFVNAYNTLMKGLNTASAAGADSSTSGVLAGDPAVRDMKRQLSQMTSAGMATTGAYKTLSEIGVSTNRDGTLKLDTALLDKAIAANPTAITQMLNPAVSKATNPGLAGLMDGVRDRIQVKDGSLASAQAKYAKLGESLTEQLEKLDTQMANYQTQLTAVYSKMESRLTAMKATQSYLEQQIAAWNSSSDS
- the argF gene encoding ornithine carbamoyltransferase, with the protein product MTRHFLNLSDAGGDAIAAMIADAIDRKAARAAWPKGRADADAPLAGHTLAMIFEKNSTRTRVSFDMAIRQLGGTSLILDGATSQLGRGETVADTARVLSRMCDAIMIRTDDHAKIEEMAHHATVPVINGLTDLSHPCQIVADLLTVVEHGLALPGSQWAWLGDGNNVLHSIIEAAGLLKFGVRIGVPEGYEPDTRFAEEATARGATITLSRDAMAVAAGADVIVTDTWISMGQDHAEEKLAAMMPYQVTPALMATARPGALFLHCLPAHRGEEVVEQVIDGPQSLIWDEAENRLHAQKSVLLWALGKL
- a CDS encoding aspartate aminotransferase family protein, yielding MSITPLMPVYPRCDVRPVRGEGCYLIGERGERYLDFASGIAVNLLGHGHPTLVKAITDQAATLMHVSNLYGSPQGEAFAKRLVDNTFADTVFFTNSGAEAVECAIKTARRYHYANGNPHRHKIISFDNAFHGRTLGTISATSQPKMRDGFEPLLPGFTVVPFNDLEAALAAIDDNTAGFLLEPVQGEGGVTPATEAFLTGLRQACDEQGLLLILDEVQCGYARTGTFFAHEQYGITPDIMAVAKGIGAGFPLGACLATEEAAKGMVAGTHGSTYGGNPLAMAVGQAVLGEVLADGFLDNVKAKGARLRSALEQLIPNHDGLFEDVRGMGLMLGVKLKDSVEARNFVAHLRDNHGLLTVAAGGNVVRILPPLVIEDSHIAECIEKLSAGARSFAVSQAA
- the fliR gene encoding flagellar biosynthetic protein FliR, whose translation is MIPTGFVGVEAQLWLWLIAMIRPGAAFIAAPIFGAPSVPIQLRLILSLALGMAALNSVTIQLPQDGIASIEGVLLIAGEVLAGLAMGFAVQIGYAAAFVAGETIGNAMGLGMAAMVDPQSGQSTQVIGQYLSILATFLLLSMDGHLMLVSFVVQSYQALPPGAAMMSNDAVWDLVRFGGSLLGAGVTIALPVAFALILVQLVMGMLARTAPALNLFAVGMPVALMAGLVLLAVAAPVMGEGITAALKAGLEQARGISEGAR
- a CDS encoding Hsp33 family molecular chaperone HslO, giving the protein MTSRDLDQALGFTIPSRQVRGRIVRLGPTLDAVLAAHSYPPPVERLLASALVLAALLGSTLKQAGGQLTLQAQTENGVVSLLVADYKDGDLRGYAKFDADRLAEIGSDPTLFGLFGKGYLAVTFDQSVTGERYQGIVPLDSESLGRAAELYFFQSEQIPSIVQIATRHEPGEGCTAAGLLIQHLPEGEVGRERLHVRHDHPEWEHVQALAATLKDDELTDTSLPLPDIVWRLFHEEEEVRVIEPVALAKGCRCNLDHIRDVIGRFPADERVEMADGDGVIAVDCAFCSRIFPLALDSFVTH
- the fliQ gene encoding flagellar biosynthesis protein FliQ, producing MENADFFMGLAQQALWITALAAAPILIPALIAGVLIGMVQAATSINEATLSFIPKVLIVGGMLALFGGSIMILIADFTREIFERIPDLLQ
- a CDS encoding flagellar type III secretion system protein FlhB — encoded protein: MAGSNGGGDKTEKPTQKKLDDAAKKGDILQSRDLGTAMVVMAGIGCIAVTGPSLVGALREMLIEALRFKREDIVDFSPAERGIDLLSGIAMPVGGIMLATLLAAIAAPALLGSMGFRTGAFAPKMSKLNPASGFKRMFGMQGLTELVKSIAKVGLLGAIGVWMIWDRMTAIVGLGKAGLVPAMADLGNMFIMTCLIMAGTLFLIAGIDVPAQIFQRGKRLAMSKQEVKDEHKESEGSPEAKGHLRRRQFEVMNGSTRKAVAEASVILTNPTHFAVALRYQPGRDQAPIVVARGRDAIAAAIRELGDSNAVPILQYPELARAIYFTSRNGQVVDEGLYMAVATVLAFVFRVENKMATEMDRPFITVPDDLRFDAEGQKLEKKETVN
- the fliS gene encoding flagellar protein FliS; the encoded protein is MFYNQGYAGGTAMRRYAAVHAGSRIEGASPHALVKVLFDELLIAMDAAALAERQNDRLKVSDKHARAMSILFALESSLDFDKGGDIAIGLAQIYREARRLMLLAARDQDAAPVNQARIMVAEIADAWDQIG
- the queC gene encoding 7-cyano-7-deazaguanine synthase QueC, which codes for MVANNGKFAVVLLSGGLDSMVAGGLAREAGYRVLALSIDYNQRHRVELRAAQRVATALNAISHIVLPLDLTAFGGSALTADIAVPKGGVGDDIPVTYVPARNTIFLSLTLGLAEVAGASDVFIGVNALDYSGYPDCRPEFIEAFQKMATLATKAGVEGNPIHINAPLQHMSKADIVREAHRLGLDAGLSWSCYDPTPDGKHCGLCDSCRLRAKGFDEAGLPDPTDYAVRP